A window of Flavobacteriales bacterium genomic DNA:
AGCAGGTCTAAGTGTATTTTTCCCAGAGTAACCGGCATCTTCAAAAATAACATAATCATCGATACCCAGAATATATTTAGAATAATTTTTTAACTCTTCTCGCTGAAATGGAAGAGAATCTTTGTCTATTTGGTGAGTGGTACTTACTCGAATATAAAGTGCTGCCTTTTGCTTCAAAGTTAATCGCCTCCTGTCGAATATATGTTCGGTTATAATTATATCATTTAAGAATGAATAATAAAAGGCTACTGAATGAAACCTATTTTGTAGCAGTAAATAGATGTAATTCGAAAAAAGTAGGATAAAATAGTTGTTTTGCACCTTTTGAAATTAATACGTTTTTGTAATAAAGCAAAATGCTTATAAAAAAATACATTTAAAATATATCTTGGTGATAATATTTATATAGGGTAGTAATGAATTTGAAAGGTAAAAAAGGAGGAATTTGTATGAAAGCATTAAATATCAATGAATCATTTAAAAAGATTAATGAGTTTTGGTCACCAAGAATTATATCAAGTGTTGAAAATTGCTATGTGAAGTTAGCAAGAGTGAAGGGTGATGATATTCCTTTTCATACACATGAGAACGAGGATGAACTTTTCATAATTCATAGAGGAAGTTTGGTTTTAGAATTTGAAAATAGTTCTATAGAATTAAACGAAGGCGATGTCTATCTTGTAGAAAAGGGAATAGCTCATAAACCTGTTGCGAAAGAAGTCTGTGAAATAATATTGATTGAGAAAAAAACAACAGCTCATACTGGTGATAATGATGTTGAAATGACTAGAAGTCTAGAAGAACAAATGAGACCACTAGAATAGCATAGATAAAATCAGGAGCCCACTACTAAAAATGTAGTGGGCTATTTTAATTTATGGAAACGAGCGTTAAAATTCCAACCGGAAATATCCAAATGAGAGCATTACTTAAATCACCATGATTTAGGATTTTTTGGTAAATCACTGGAGTGAAACACAAGTTTTGCTTGAAATTTGAACAAAAAGGGTGTATACTTATTTTAGACAAACGTTGAAACGAGTGTCATTAGACCTTAACATACGATGTATTGAAACACAAAAACGCTTTTAAACTCAATATTTTTTATATAAATTAGACCTTAACATACGATGTATTGAAACTATAAATAGAATATTCATTTTCCATGCGAGCTTCATATTAGACCTTAACATACGATGTATTGAAACTCTTGCCA
This region includes:
- a CDS encoding cupin domain-containing protein gives rise to the protein MKALNINESFKKINEFWSPRIISSVENCYVKLARVKGDDIPFHTHENEDELFIIHRGSLVLEFENSSIELNEGDVYLVEKGIAHKPVAKEVCEIILIEKKTTAHTGDNDVEMTRSLEEQMRPLE